A part of Sceloporus undulatus isolate JIND9_A2432 ecotype Alabama unplaced genomic scaffold, SceUnd_v1.1 scaffold_13, whole genome shotgun sequence genomic DNA contains:
- the LOC121917263 gene encoding high mobility group protein HMGI-C-like, protein MGKPFPKKQRGRPKGSTNKSPSQAAQKVSYNEQARKQEGNQRGEKLTNGQVSGQPQQENGVMVRTQGEGAGQPLSSPVAAAQEHIASRKPLQRGRGRPRKHPQEPTGQPSLKRPRGRPKGSKNKGLSQASQKEQTGDSSPKRSRGRPKEAKTKIHLKQFRRCLTASEETTEPAGMRGAREEKSQQTGE, encoded by the coding sequence ATGGGAAAGCCATTTCCTAAAAAACAAAGAGGAAGACCGAAAGGAAGCACAAACAAGAGTCCATCTCAAGCAGCTCAGAAGGTGTCTTACAATGAGCAAGCCAGGAAGCAGGAGGGGAACCAAAGAGGGGAAAAGCTGACAAACGGGCAAGTGAGTGGGCAGCCCCAGCAAGAGAATGGAGTCATGGTGAGGACACAAGGCGAAGGAGCCGGTCAGCCTTTGTCTTCtcctgtggcagcagcccaggagCACATTGCCAGCAGAAAACCATTGCAGAGAGGACGCGGGAGACCTAGGAAGCACCCACAAGAACCAACAGGACAACCATCTCTTAAAAGGCCAAGAGGAAGACCGAAAGGAAGTAAAAACAAGGGTCTATCTCAAGCATCTCAGAAGGAACAAACAGGAGACTCATCTCCTAAAAGATCAAGAGGAAGACcaaaggaagcaaaaacaaaaatccatttaaaGCAGTTCAGAAGGTGCCTTACAGCAAGTGAGGAAACCACCGAGCCAGCAGGCATGAGGGgagcaagagaggaaaaaagcCAGCAAACAGGGGAGTGA